The Thermogemmata fonticola sequence GACCAATCCCTGGTGGCCAAAGCCCGCGCCTTACCCCCGATGGCAGGCCAGGACCTGGTCCGAGCCGTGACACCGCGGGAACCCTACACCTGGCAGGAACGCCCCGGTTTGCTCGCCCGCCACATTCTGCCCCCTCGGCCTCCAGAAAAACATGTCGTCGCTATCGACTACGGCATGAAGTGGAACATCCTCCGCTTGCTCACCCAAGTCGGCTGCCGGGTGACAGTTGTTCCCGCCACCTTTTCCGCCGAAGAGATCCTCCGCCTCCATCCCGACGGTATCTTCCTGTCCAACGGTCCCGGCGATCCCGCCGCCGTCACTTACGCCATCGACACCATCCGCCAGCTCGTGGGCAAGCGCCCGATGTTCGGCATCTGCCTGGGGCATCAACTCCTCTGCCTGGCGCTGGGAGCCAAAACCTTCAAGCTCAAGTTCGGCCACCGCGGAGCGAACCACCCCGTCCGCAACGAACGCACCGGCCATGTCGAGATCACGACGCAAAATCATGGCTTCGCCGTCGATCCCCGTACCCTGCCCAGCGATGTCGACATCACCCACGTCAATCTGAACGACCGCACCCTCGAAGGCATCCGCCACAAGCGCCTGCCGCTGTTGAGTGTGCAATATCACCCCGAAGCCTCCGCGGGACCCCACGACTCCAGCTACCTGTTCGAGGAGTTCCGCCGCCTCATGGGATAACCTCGGTTTCCTTGACTCCCAAAAACCTACTTCGACCTCAGTTTGACCCCTCGATCTGGCATCCAATTACTCCTCAATCCGAAATTCTCGAAGGATGCATCACGCCCATTCTCGAGCTTAGCACCCAGCCGAGGCCAAGTGGCCGAGACTGACATCGTCCCCTACAATCCCACGGAGTAAAATGGGCGCTTTTGAGGATGAGCGAGTTCGGTAATGCGAATTGGCTCCTGGCACATTCCTCATCTTTGCCTACGCCATGTCATCGTGACGCTGACCTTAGTCAGCCACCTGATGGCTACCTTCGGGTTTCCCCTGCCGGCTTCAGGCTTGAGAAAGCCGACCGACGGCGTCCCCTATCCCTGCCAATCGCGCCCTTGCGGCTGCCTCAGTTCCGAGCAATGCTGGAGCGGCGACTGCTGTTGCTTCACTCTCGAAGAAAAGCTGGCTTGGGCGGAAGCGAACGGTATCGAGCCGCCGGAACATGTCTACCAGTTGGTCAAGGCCCCCAAATCACCCGCAGCTACGCTCACGGCCAAACCTTGTTGCTCCGAGATCGAATCTGCTTCGGCCCCATCTCAGAAAGCACTGAGGGAATGCTGCGAAGTCAGCGAAGCGGCGATGTCGTGCTGTGGCGAGAAATGGACCCCTCATGATGAGACACGAGCAGGCAATTCCCAATCGGCCTCTGACTGTCCCCACTGCCGGAGTCAAACTCCAACGAAATGCTGCGAACAGAAGGAAGCCCAAGGGGTTGGCAACACGCCTCGCATGCGCTGGGTCTTGGGAATCTTTGCTCAGAAGTGTAGCGGTAAACTCCTGGGGGGCCTTTTTCAGCTCGACCCCGCCCTCGTATCTCATCTGACGGCAATTGCACCGCCAGAAGTCAAACCCGACGGCTCTATCGTTCCGCATTCGGATCAAACCATCTCTCTGACCTCTCAGCCGCCCACTCCTCCGCCGCGATTCTGGCTTCCTTTGTCATTGCCGCGGATCGTCTTGTAGGTCCAGATTTGATCCCTCGTGTCCACCTCACGGGGCGGTGGTAGTAGGGGGAGAGCAAGACCGGGACTCGACGGTATTCCTTTGTGTCGATTCCGTCCGGTCTGACTCTGCTCAGCCACCTTGGCCACCAGGGCGTGCCGCGGATATTCCCGCATTCTCCCATGAGTTGAATTGCTACTCTCAGCGGGTTGAGCCGAGGAAATGTTCTTGGCTTCCCAAAGCTGTAGTGGCACAAAGTTGATCATAGTTTAGCTAGAAATGTTTTGTATAATTATTGAATGTTTATGATAGTATATCACTATGTTGATCTATTTATATGGAGATAGACCTATGAAAACGACCAAAGGTTTTACTCTTATTGAATTGCTGGTAGTGATTGCCGTCATTGCTATCTTGATTGGACTGTTGCTCCCCGCTGTGCAGAAAGTCCGCGAGGCAGCAGCTCGTCTGAAGTGTCAGAACAACCTCAAGCAACTCGGTCTAGCGCTTCATAACTATGAGAGTGCGCACCAGGTGTTGCCTGCCTTCAACAGTTTGGAAGGGAGTAATGCAGGGAACTTCTCGATTCAGGCCCGTCTGCTTCCGTATGTAGAGCAGGAGAATCTGCGAAACATGCTTTCCTTCGATGTTTCTTTGACGATCGGCTGCTGTCCCGGAGACTTGCGTCCGCAGTTTATCGAACCGGCGCAGACTGTATTGCCGCTGTTCCGCTGCCCCAGTGACGGCAGTCCGGACACCTTTACCGTCCGCTCAGGAACGCGGGGTGGGGCGACGGGAAGAGACTTCACATATGCCGGGACCAACTACCACGTGAATATCGGGACGGCCTTGGGCACCCTTTACGACTCTCGCTTACCGACGGATGGCATCGCCTGGGTCAACTCCCGCGTCCGCCTCACGGACCTCCGGGATGGGACGAGCAACACCGCCGCTTTTGGCGAGTCCCTTCTGGGGGTTCAGGCCCAGCAGGCTCCCGCCCCCACCAATGACAATGAACGGAAGCGGACGATGTTCAACATCACTTGCTTGTGGATCGACCCGTCCGTGCCTCCACGAATTCCCGGCCTCACGGCTGGCTACGTCGTTCCCTATGATCCGAACGCTTACTACTCGATGTCACTGTCGAGTCCTCTCAATCGCGGCTGGAGCGGCCAACGGGGTGCGGGCTGGATCAGCGGACGTGAATATTACACCGCCTACCAGCACTACCTGCCGCCCAACAGTAACATCCCCGATGCTCAGATCTGCGGTTACGGTATTTTTGGAGCGCGGAGCAACCATCCCGGCGGCGTAAACATCTGCTTCTGCGATGGCAGCGTGCGCTTCATCCGCGACTCGATTAGCCTGGACGCCTGGCGGGCTTATGCCACCCGCAACGGCGGCGAAGTCATTCCTGACAACTGAATGGCCTGTGGTAAAACCAACGGAATTCGGACCCAACCCTCCATCTGGCCGTAAGGGGGTTGCCCAAGCGGCCGGCCATGTTCCGGGCAATCAGGTGGGAGTCGACTGCTGCTGTTGCATGGCGGCATCGATTTGGGTCTGTAGCTCCGGGGAAACCTTGGCCTTGCCCTTGCACTTGGGATACTTGGAACAGCCGAGGTAATACCCGGGGCCGAAGCGGGACTTCATGAGCTTCATCGGCGCGCCGCACTCCGGGCAGGTCTCGGAGATGGGGACATTGGGCACGGAGGCCGCGGCGGCTTTCTTCTCCCGTGGCGGCGGGAGAAGGTGCTGGAGTTTTTCCCGCAATTCGGCGGTAAGGGACCTGGCATTGCGGCATTTGGGATAGGCGCTGCAAGCGAGGAAGGGGCCGCGCCAGGCCACTTTGACCACCATCGGGCTGCCGCACTTGTCGCAGGTGATGCCGGTTTCCGGCGGGCGGACGGGCTGGCCGTGTTCGTCAGCATCGGCACGGAAGCGGCACTTGCTATCGGGGCACTGGAGATATTTTTTGCCGGTTTTGCTCGCCTTGAGGAGCAGTTTCTGCTGGCCGCAGCGCGGGCAGGGTGTGGACGAAGGCAGGGTGGTGACGACCGGCTGTCCATCCGGTCCCAGGTTCATGGTGGTCGGGCATTGGGGCGCCGCCGAGCAGGTGAAGAAGACGCCGAAACGGCCGGACTTGCGCACCATCGGCTGGCCGCACGCCGGACACGGAATGTCCGTCGTGGTGGGGCCTTCCTGCTCCTGGCCATCGCTGCCGCGCTTGTACTGGCACGGATTGTCTTTGTCCTTCCAGCCGCTGCAACCGAGGAAGTAGCTGCCGGTTTTCGGGGAATAGCGTTTTTCCAGCGGGCGGCCGCACTTGGGACAGGGTTCATCGGTCAGGGTGCGCGCCGGCTCCATCTCCTGGTCGGCCTTTTTCAACTCCTCCGAGAACGGCCCCCAGAACTCGTCCAAGACCTGCTGGTACTGGCATTTGCCCGTTTCGATGTCGTCGAGTTCTTCCTCGAAGTGGCTGGTGAATTTGACATCCATGATGCGGGGAAAGTGATGGACGAGTTTATCGGTCACGAGTTTGCCGATTTCGGTAGCGTAGAAGCGTCCCCGCTGCTGGGTGACGTAGCCGCGCTTCTGAATGGTCGAGATGATGGTGGCATAGGTGCTGGGCCGGCCGATCCCTTCTTTTTCCAGGGCCTTGACCAGCGAGGCTTCGGTGTAGCGCGGCGGAGGCTGGGTGAAGTGCTGCGTGGCGTACAGCTCCAGGCGTTGCAAAGTTTGGCCGTCCTGGAGGGGAGGCAAGTCCGCATCTTCCTGTTTGCCGACGGGAGGCAGAACCCGGCGATAACCGTCGAAGCGGATGACCCGCCCCGAGGCGCGGAATAAACCGGCGCCTGCCGCGACATCGACGGTGGTGACCGCCACCACAGCCGGCTTGCACTGGCTGGCCACAAAGCGGCGCCAAATCAAGTCGTACAGTTTGAACAAATCCCCGCTGAGGCCCAGTTGCTGGGCTTTCTGCGGCGTGAGGGTAACATCGATGGGACGGATGGCCTCGTGGGCTTCCTGGGCGGCCTTGGCCGAGGCGAAGAGATTGGGAGATTCCGGCAGGTATTGCGGTCCAAGCTGGGACTCCTGGGCGATGTACTGGCGGACGGCCTGAAGGGCCTCCTGAGACACGCGGGTGCTGTCGGTCCGCATGTAGGTAATGAGGGCGGTGGGGCCTAAGCCGCGCAGTTCCACCCCCTCGTAGAGGCGCTGGGCGGCTTGCATTGTGCGGCTGGTGGAAAACCCCAGGCGGATATTCGCCTGCTGCTGCAAGGTACTGGTGATGAACGGGGGAGGCGGCCGGTCGAGACGCTCCTTCTGTTCGACTTTGACGACGGTGAAGGCAGCCGGCTGCAAGGCAGCCAGGAGCTGATCGGCGTCGGCCTCGCTCCGCAGACGCACCTCGGCCTCATTCCAGCGGACCAACTCGGCGAAGAAAGCCCCCGGCGGCGGTGCGGGCAAACCCGTGCGCTTGGAAGCGGCCGTGCCGTTGTCCGCTTTGTCCTCCGCTTCCGTGTCCACCACCGCGTTGTCGTCGCTCTCTGCGGCGCTGTCGGCATCCCCCTTTTTTCGGGCGTAGATTTTGCTGCCCTGGGAGCTGCCCGACCAGGAGATGGCACTTCCTTGCGGCGCGAGCAGGGCGGTGATTTTCCAGTACTCCTCGCTGCGGAAGGCCTCGATTTCCCGTTCCCGTTCGACGATGAGGCGGACAGCCACGGACTGAACCCGCCCGGCACTCAAGCGCGCGGCCACTTTTTTGCCGAGCAGATTGGACAGGGGAAAGCCGACGACGCGATCCAAGGCGCGGCGGGCTTCCTGAGCGGCCACGAGGTTGCTGTTGATGCGTTCCGGATGGCTCAGGGCTTGCTGCACCGCGGCTTTGCTGATCTCGTTGAAGCGGATGCGGAAGGTGCGCTCCGGGGGCAGTTGCAATTCATCGGCGATGTGCCAGGCGATCGATTCGCCTTCGCGATCGGGGTCGCTGGCGAGGAAGATGCGGCGCGCCCCGCTGGCGGCATTG is a genomic window containing:
- the carA gene encoding glutamine-hydrolyzing carbamoyl-phosphate synthase small subunit; the encoded protein is MQAKLALEDGTIYTGEAFGAPGEAGGEVVFNTSMMGYQEILTDPSYAGQIVTMTYPHIGNYGVNAEDRESARVQVAGFVVRDLTATPSNYRSQSDLDTYLKTAGVVGIAGIDTRALVRRLRLRGAMNGVISCQDLDDQSLVAKARALPPMAGQDLVRAVTPREPYTWQERPGLLARHILPPRPPEKHVVAIDYGMKWNILRLLTQVGCRVTVVPATFSAEEILRLHPDGIFLSNGPGDPAAVTYAIDTIRQLVGKRPMFGICLGHQLLCLALGAKTFKLKFGHRGANHPVRNERTGHVEITTQNHGFAVDPRTLPSDVDITHVNLNDRTLEGIRHKRLPLLSVQYHPEASAGPHDSSYLFEEFRRLMG
- a CDS encoding DUF1559 family PulG-like putative transporter, whose amino-acid sequence is MKTTKGFTLIELLVVIAVIAILIGLLLPAVQKVREAAARLKCQNNLKQLGLALHNYESAHQVLPAFNSLEGSNAGNFSIQARLLPYVEQENLRNMLSFDVSLTIGCCPGDLRPQFIEPAQTVLPLFRCPSDGSPDTFTVRSGTRGGATGRDFTYAGTNYHVNIGTALGTLYDSRLPTDGIAWVNSRVRLTDLRDGTSNTAAFGESLLGVQAQQAPAPTNDNERKRTMFNITCLWIDPSVPPRIPGLTAGYVVPYDPNAYYSMSLSSPLNRGWSGQRGAGWISGREYYTAYQHYLPPNSNIPDAQICGYGIFGARSNHPGGVNICFCDGSVRFIRDSISLDAWRAYATRNGGEVIPDN
- the topA gene encoding type I DNA topoisomerase, coding for MARARTKRTAEENVADATPSPESAAVTTRRRSRRNADPAEQSQGNGSGAGGYDLVVVESPAKARTLAKYLGPGYRVVASYGHVRDLDTRKRKGEEVAGIRIADGWKLRYVVDAKGDDEDRRGRRKSAQEILEEIRNAASGARRIFLASDPDREGESIAWHIADELQLPPERTFRIRFNEISKAAVQQALSHPERINSNLVAAQEARRALDRVVGFPLSNLLGKKVAARLSAGRVQSVAVRLIVEREREIEAFRSEEYWKITALLAPQGSAISWSGSSQGSKIYARKKGDADSAAESDDNAVVDTEAEDKADNGTAASKRTGLPAPPPGAFFAELVRWNEAEVRLRSEADADQLLAALQPAAFTVVKVEQKERLDRPPPPFITSTLQQQANIRLGFSTSRTMQAAQRLYEGVELRGLGPTALITYMRTDSTRVSQEALQAVRQYIAQESQLGPQYLPESPNLFASAKAAQEAHEAIRPIDVTLTPQKAQQLGLSGDLFKLYDLIWRRFVASQCKPAVVAVTTVDVAAGAGLFRASGRVIRFDGYRRVLPPVGKQEDADLPPLQDGQTLQRLELYATQHFTQPPPRYTEASLVKALEKEGIGRPSTYATIISTIQKRGYVTQQRGRFYATEIGKLVTDKLVHHFPRIMDVKFTSHFEEELDDIETGKCQYQQVLDEFWGPFSEELKKADQEMEPARTLTDEPCPKCGRPLEKRYSPKTGSYFLGCSGWKDKDNPCQYKRGSDGQEQEGPTTTDIPCPACGQPMVRKSGRFGVFFTCSAAPQCPTTMNLGPDGQPVVTTLPSSTPCPRCGQQKLLLKASKTGKKYLQCPDSKCRFRADADEHGQPVRPPETGITCDKCGSPMVVKVAWRGPFLACSAYPKCRNARSLTAELREKLQHLLPPPREKKAAAASVPNVPISETCPECGAPMKLMKSRFGPGYYLGCSKYPKCKGKAKVSPELQTQIDAAMQQQQSTPT